The following proteins come from a genomic window of Misgurnus anguillicaudatus unplaced genomic scaffold, ASM2758022v2 HiC_scaffold_28, whole genome shotgun sequence:
- the LOC141362534 gene encoding lateral signaling target protein 2 homolog — translation MNRFRKWLYKPKRSDPQLLAQFYYADEELNQVATELDSLDGRKDPQRCTLLVNQFRSCQDNVLNIINQIMDECIPEDRANRDFCVKFPEEIRHDNLAGQLWFGAECLAAGSIIMNREIESMAMRPLAKDLTRSLEEVRNITRDQALRDLNNYTDRMKEALRQFDSLFAEFELSYVSAMVPVKSPKEYYIQQEVIVLFCETVERALKLEYLTQDMIDDYEPALMFTIPRLAIVCGLVIYSEGPLNLDRKPEDMSELFRPFRTLMRKIRDLLQTLTEEELMTLERSLCISQDGEFSTGPSVSSSKDPSISTGPECQLEILEKDEDELEAVDLTLSVTQEDDVIWKTDEVCKDQQEEPCESEEEEEEVATDADLACSMQYDEEEIEQLNMMVHQVGDEMSTLLSPPSQNQSPAHHPRQYRGNGVEGSSATSSTQASPRRVPGSYHDDDRVFFMDDLEVGGVVRDGEICRRQLPLPAVCLRSPENTRSDSACNGWLTVCQSSDSTSLGCQHKLSQSVESLGPLVNGWEGSHEEVSVEAAEEIANRTGGMKLSATVIFNPHSPSLSDLAVVLPQSTDVLEPGEGGALVATQCLLNSCVCCAGGCVDNHEDAVAMETAGRGMMLGFDKHKLTITSSVIQSAVAAGSQGKGNGHLPLTLPPAQGHLTPPGGSQDCSQYPCCEKCLASTLLAQDRGLGQGDGSPSCPHHDPGCWVQHNTTGKGRSEGLGKQSKDDNKKNSSNSQESPLSSVPSSDVEAVSVTTCSLSSSYTPSPVGSLTTSSDISEDLDHQDIQVALHAAKLAAHNKIRSRFHSSSDLIHRLFVCISGVADQLQTNYASDLRSILKTLFEVMATKSEQGDNEKPKKGPCLGNAVLEDCALCQETISSSELAAKAREGQFEDPPEWVPDEACNSCIACKAPFTVIRRKHHCRSCGKIFCSRCSSHSAPLPRYGQMKPVRVCTHCYIFHVTPFYSDRTGI, via the exons AGGTCAGATCCACAGTTGCTGGCCCAGTTCTACTATGCAGATGAAGAGCTGAACCAGGTGGCCACCGAGTTGGACAGTCTGGATGGCAGGAAGGACCCTCAGCGTTGTACTCTACTGGTGAACCAATTCCGCTCCTGCCAG GACAATGTGTTGAACATCATAAATCAGATTATGGATGAGTGCATACCTGAAGACCGGGCCAACAGAGACTTCTGTGTAAAGTTCCCAGAAGAAATCCGCCATGACAACCTTGCTGGGCAGCTGTGGTTTGGAGCGGAG tgtttagCAGCAGGATCAATCATCATGAATCGTGAAATTGAGAGCATGGCCATGCGGCCACTAGCCAAAGATCTCACCCGCAGTCTGGAGGAGGTACGTAACATCACCAGAGATCAAGCGCTGCGTGATCTCAACAACTACACCGACCGCATGAAGGAAGCTCTCCGACAGTTCGACAGCCTTTTCGCTGAGTTTGAGCTCAG CTATGTGTCAGCCATGGTGCCTGTGAAGTCTCCTAAAGAGTATTACATCCAGCAGGAGGTGATTGTACTCTTCTGTGAGACAGTTGAGAG GGCCCTGAAGCTTGAGTACCTCACACAGGACATGATTGACGACTATGAGCCAGCTCTCATGTTTACAATCCCTAGACTTGCCATTGTCTG TGGCCTTGTTATCTACTCCGAAGGGCCTCTTAACCTCGACCGCAAACCAGAGGACATGTCCGAACTCTTCCGTCCTTTTCGCACTTTGATGAGAAAAATAAG GGACCTGCTGCAGACCCTAACAGAAGAAGAGCTCATGACGCTGGAGCGCAGCCTCTGTATATCCCAAGATGGAGAATTTTCCACAGGGCCCAGCGTGTCATCATCCAAGGACCCAAGCATTTCCACAGGCCCTGAGTGTCAGTTAGAGATACTAGAGAAAGATGAAGATGAGCTGGAGGCAGTGGACCTTACACTCTCTGTGACCCAGGAAGACGATGTCATATGGAAAACGGATGAAGTTTGTAAAGACCAGCAAGAGGAACCATGCGAGAgtgaagaagaggaggaggaggtggCTACAGATGCAGACTTGGCTTGCTCCATGCAGTATGATGAGGAAGAGATCGAGCAGCTCAATATGATGGTGCATCAAGTTGGGGACGAAATGTCCACGTTGCTTTCCCCTCCGAGCCAGAATCAGTCTCCTGCCCACCACCCTCGACAATATAGAGGAAACGGTGTTGAAGGTTCAAGTGCAACATCTAGCACTCAGGCATCTCCTCGGAGAGTCCCAGGCTCCTACCATGATGATGATAGAGTTTTCTTTATGGACGACCTTGAGGTGGGGGGAGTTGTAAGAGATGGTGAGATTTGCCGAAGGCAGCTTCCCCTTCCTGCCGTATGCCTCCGATCCCCTGAAAATACCAGATCCGACTCTGCCTGTAACGGTTGGTTGACAGTCTGTCAGTCAAGTGACAGCACCAGTTTGGGTTGCCAGCACAAACTGAGCCAATCTGTTGAATCTTTGGGCCCTCTGGTGAATGGTTGGGAAGGATCGCATGAAGAGGTAAGCGTGGAGGCTGCTGAAGAGATCGCTAATCGCACCGGTGGAATGAAGCTGTCAGCCACTGTAATATTTAACCCTCATTCTCCAAGCTTATCTGACCTGGCTGTCGTCTTACCTCAGTCAACAGATGTTTTGGAGCCTGGCGAGGGCGGGGCTTTAGTTGCCACTCAGTGCCTGCTTAACTCCTGCGTGTGCTGTGCTGGCGGATGCGTCGACAACCATGAGGAtgctgttgccatggagacAGCCGGGCGGGGAATGATGCTGGGATTTGATAAACACAAGCTTACCATCACAAGCTCTGTTATCCAATCGGCAGTAGCTGCTGGCAGCCAAGGAAAAGGAAATGGACATTTACCGCTCACATTGCCCCCGGCCCAGGGCCACCTCACCCCTCCTGGGGGCAGTCAGGACTGTTCCCAATATCCCTGCTGCGAGAAATGTCTGGCAAGCACACTTCTGGCTCAGGATAGGGGCTTAGGACAAGGAGATGGAAGTCCTAGTTGTCCCCATCATGACCCCGGATGCTGGGTTCAACATAACACTACGGGCAAAGGGAGATCAGAGGGTCTCGGAAAACAGTCCAAAGACGACAACAAAAAGAACTCCag CAATTCTCAGGAGTCTCCCCTCAGTTCTGTCCCAAGCAGTGACGTTGAGGCTGTATCTGTTACTACATGCAGTTTGTCAAGTTCATACACACCCAG CCCTGTTGGTAGTCTGACCACCAGCTCGGACATATCTGAGGATCTGGACCATCAGGACATTCAGGTGGCTTTGCACGCTGCCAAACTTGCTGCTCACAACAAAATTCGCTCACGTTTCCATAGCAGTAGTGACCTCATCCACCGTCTTTTTGTCTGCATATCAG gTGTGGCCGATCAGTTGCAAACAAACTATGCGAGTGACCTGCGGAGCATCTTAAAGACGCTGTTTGAGGTCATGGCTACAAAATCAGAGCAAGGGGACAACGAGAAGCCCAAGAAAG GTCCCTGTCTGGGCAACGCAGTTTTAGAAGACTGTGCACTCTGTCAGGAAACCATCTCTTCATCAGAACTCGCTGCCAAAGCCCGAGAGGGACAATTTGAAG ACCCTCCCGAGTGGGTACCAGATGAAGCCTGCAATTCCTGCATCGCTTGTAAGGCACCGTTTACCGTCATAAGAAGGAAACATCATTGCAGGAGCTGTGGAAAG ATCTTCTGTTCCCGATGCTCTTCGCATTCAGCCCCGTTGCCTAGATACGGTCAGATGAAGCCGGTGAGAGTTTGTACTCACTGCTACATATTCCACGTAACGCCTTTCTACAGTGACAGGACTGGTATCTGA